One window from the genome of Parachlamydiales bacterium encodes:
- a CDS encoding TyeA family type III secretion system gatekeeper subunit has translation MKLPQQLTPESMTKAFMELTGDRYPTADKVLKLAKQLGIENSIELQIIVFSRFREDVRKVARDYIFRSVQHRDDVFNAIIEALEGLEDRLEAMEDQEMRDELESAKRSDNRPASAPEEKKIVK, from the coding sequence ATGAAGCTCCCTCAGCAATTAACTCCGGAAAGTATGACAAAGGCTTTCATGGAACTGACTGGAGACCGCTATCCTACTGCGGATAAAGTGCTTAAGCTCGCAAAACAACTGGGTATAGAAAATAGCATTGAACTGCAGATCATCGTCTTTAGTAGATTCCGCGAAGACGTCAGGAAGGTTGCAAGGGACTATATTTTTCGCTCCGTACAGCATAGAGATGATGTATTCAATGCTATTATTGAAGCGTTAGAAGGTTTAGAAGATAGATTAGAGGCAATGGAAGACCAAGAAATGCGCGATGAGCTAGAAAGTGCAAAACGTAGTGATAATAGACCAGCCTCTGCACCTGAAGAAAAAAAAATAGTTAAATAG
- the truB gene encoding tRNA pseudouridine(55) synthase TruB: MNIEQPAQGILVVDKPAGITSFTLVACCRRVTGVKKIGHAGTLDPFATGVMVLMIGRDFTRLCDQYTAMDKVYETTLHLGIETDSYDVDGNITRQSDHVPSLSDINDALLTFQGVQQQIPPMFSAKKVKGQKLYHLARQGVTIERTPVQVNMTVELLEYAYPHLRLRIECSKGTYIRSLAYDLGQKLQCGAHLIQLRRIRSGAFNLDNSLDGAKLKSGEVTLEELKSHLLPAMTT; encoded by the coding sequence TTGAATATTGAACAACCCGCACAGGGAATTTTGGTCGTTGATAAACCGGCTGGAATCACCTCGTTTACTCTAGTTGCCTGTTGCCGTCGTGTAACAGGTGTTAAAAAAATCGGCCATGCAGGCACGCTGGATCCTTTTGCTACCGGCGTTATGGTATTGATGATCGGTCGTGACTTCACACGTTTGTGCGATCAATATACTGCAATGGACAAGGTCTATGAAACAACCCTGCATTTAGGGATTGAGACAGACTCCTATGATGTGGATGGTAATATCACAAGGCAGTCTGATCACGTCCCCTCTTTGAGTGATATTAATGACGCATTACTGACATTCCAGGGTGTACAGCAGCAAATTCCACCTATGTTTTCTGCCAAAAAAGTCAAAGGCCAGAAATTGTATCACCTAGCTAGACAAGGGGTGACAATAGAACGTACACCGGTTCAAGTGAATATGACCGTGGAGTTACTTGAGTATGCCTACCCCCATTTAAGATTGCGTATAGAATGCTCAAAAGGCACTTACATACGCTCTTTAGCCTATGATCTTGGGCAGAAACTTCAATGCGGAGCACATCTCATTCAACTACGTCGCATTAGAAGCGGCGCATTCAATCTTGATAATAGCTTAGATGGTGCCAAGTTGAAAAGTGGTGAAGTGACCCTAGAAGAACTAAAAAGCCATCTTTTACCCGCAATGACGACATAA
- a CDS encoding CesT family type III secretion system chaperone — protein sequence MLGDAFSHLLNDLGKYINMNNLQPNERNTCMLSFPSKDVKILLMPDSALLNLRIICYLGEIAQGRYQEEVFHEALRANSIPNPRYGNLGYNSANNNLVLWEVIPFAACNGADLAEFLQKYIDKAAEIHDAIKNNAIPSLVARTTVRTGGLFGLR from the coding sequence ATGTTAGGCGATGCATTCTCCCATCTTCTGAATGATCTTGGTAAATATATTAATATGAATAATTTACAGCCTAACGAGCGGAACACGTGCATGCTCTCCTTTCCTTCCAAAGATGTGAAGATTCTGCTTATGCCTGACAGCGCTTTACTTAACCTACGCATTATTTGCTACTTAGGTGAAATAGCTCAAGGCAGATATCAAGAAGAAGTCTTTCATGAAGCTCTGCGCGCAAACAGCATTCCCAATCCCCGCTACGGCAATCTAGGATATAATTCCGCAAATAACAATCTTGTCCTCTGGGAGGTCATCCCCTTTGCAGCTTGTAATGGCGCCGACTTAGCTGAATTCCTTCAGAAATATATTGATAAAGCGGCAGAAATCCACGATGCAATAAAAAATAATGCGATACCTAGCTTAGTAGCCCGCACTACCGTTCGCACTGGAGGTCTCTTCGGTCTGCGTTAA
- a CDS encoding collagen-binding domain-containing protein: MSHKIIALLSALLFSFAPVNADFSPWLFNVYAIDSIGTPAQAYGSSIQGIVGAGNNAYFNGASIHSNAGAGPGTAYSLYTGGKAVWTSGNVQNGGIDAGGNVTISSTSVNGNISSGGKLTGTSGNISGNVTLAQTNQASPSLTISGTLQENTPYTPSINLSAVSAFFQNASSTWAAMSTNVLAVNNFGQLLVTVLTPGMNFLNLTAAQFNSYWGMNFIGTNASNLVINITDTNFSGTLNNLVYSFTGGMTSSNLLVNANSATNILISGQNASLLAPNALITFPSGQVTGNLVANNLRGAGSVVSGSFSGFASIAVPEPSTYLILGSMLLICIYAARRKINITA; encoded by the coding sequence ATGTCTCATAAAATTATTGCCTTATTGTCTGCCCTTCTATTCTCCTTCGCACCTGTCAATGCAGACTTCTCTCCCTGGCTATTTAACGTGTACGCTATAGATTCCATAGGTACTCCAGCCCAAGCTTACGGATCTTCTATTCAAGGAATTGTAGGGGCAGGTAACAATGCTTATTTCAATGGAGCTAGCATACATTCCAATGCCGGAGCGGGACCAGGCACAGCCTATTCTTTATATACAGGTGGAAAAGCCGTTTGGACTAGCGGAAACGTTCAAAATGGTGGGATAGATGCCGGAGGAAATGTTACGATCAGTTCTACATCTGTGAATGGAAATATATCTAGCGGTGGGAAGCTAACAGGGACCAGCGGTAATATTTCCGGAAATGTAACCCTTGCACAGACTAACCAGGCCAGCCCTTCATTAACTATTAGCGGAACGCTTCAAGAAAACACACCTTATACCCCATCAATTAATTTATCTGCTGTTTCAGCCTTCTTTCAAAATGCCAGCTCTACTTGGGCTGCAATGAGTACTAATGTTTTAGCTGTCAATAACTTTGGCCAATTACTTGTTACAGTGTTAACTCCCGGTATGAACTTCCTTAATCTTACAGCGGCACAGTTCAACTCTTATTGGGGAATGAATTTTATCGGAACAAATGCTTCCAATTTGGTAATAAACATCACAGATACTAATTTTAGCGGAACCTTGAATAATTTAGTCTACTCCTTTACCGGGGGAATGACTTCAAGCAATCTATTAGTCAACGCTAATTCCGCCACCAATATCCTCATCAGCGGACAGAATGCCAGTTTACTGGCACCGAACGCTTTGATTACATTTCCTAGCGGTCAAGTTACAGGTAACTTAGTAGCAAACAACCTAAGAGGAGCCGGTTCAGTCGTGTCAGGATCTTTTAGCGGATTTGCAAGCATTGCCGTACCTGAACCCTCTACATACTTGATTTTAGGAAGCATGTTACTGATTTGTATATATGCCGCTAGAAGGAAAATTAATATTACCGCATAG
- a CDS encoding bifunctional riboflavin kinase/FAD synthetase — protein sequence MTITKTRMTIIHNPSTPLHLSQDLAVAIGMFDGVHLGHRALIERVKDVAKARHCPAALITYDNHPSLALRPNEPTPLIYTSNQRLSLLEQFGVDYILLFTFNHSFANQTAEQFLAHIKNICPFSYLNMGYDGRLGKNRSGDEEHLKTLSKRFNFILEYMPAYSLDNEKVSSTAIRDLIRAGDLNNASALLGRPYSIAGHVITGKKLGRTIGFPTANLLVHNIVTPPPGVWAVDVIWEGHKRQAVANLGVAPTVNTLRELLLEVHIPHYDGDLYGKVLEVVFKRYLRPEMRFDGLPHLQAQLKKDVHSAITEL from the coding sequence TTGACTATAACTAAGACACGTATGACCATCATCCACAATCCGAGTACGCCGCTTCATCTATCACAAGACTTAGCTGTAGCCATCGGCATGTTCGATGGTGTGCATTTAGGGCATAGGGCCCTGATTGAACGGGTAAAAGATGTCGCCAAAGCACGGCACTGCCCCGCAGCCCTCATTACTTACGATAATCACCCCTCGCTAGCACTGCGCCCTAACGAACCCACTCCGCTGATATATACCTCTAATCAGCGCCTTTCATTATTGGAACAGTTTGGTGTCGATTACATCCTGCTTTTCACCTTCAATCATAGCTTCGCCAATCAAACAGCAGAACAATTCTTAGCGCATATTAAAAACATCTGCCCCTTTAGCTATCTGAACATGGGATACGACGGACGCCTTGGTAAAAACCGCTCCGGCGATGAGGAGCATCTAAAAACTTTAAGTAAGCGTTTCAATTTCATCTTAGAGTACATGCCTGCGTATTCACTGGACAACGAGAAGGTTTCAAGTACGGCAATAAGGGATTTAATTCGCGCAGGCGACCTGAATAATGCCTCTGCTTTACTTGGACGCCCTTACAGTATTGCAGGACATGTTATCACGGGGAAAAAACTTGGAAGGACAATAGGATTTCCTACCGCTAATCTTTTAGTACATAACATTGTTACTCCCCCGCCAGGTGTTTGGGCTGTGGATGTTATCTGGGAAGGACATAAAAGGCAGGCCGTCGCTAATTTAGGTGTTGCTCCTACAGTAAATACACTGCGAGAGTTATTGCTTGAAGTGCATATTCCTCATTATGATGGCGATCTTTATGGCAAAGTGCTAGAAGTTGTCTTTAAAAGATATCTCAGACCCGAAATGCGTTTTGATGGATTACCACATTTGCAGGCTCAGCTTAAGAAAGACGTACATTCTGCTATTACAGAGCTGTGA
- a CDS encoding DUF4116 domain-containing protein, with amino-acid sequence MPFEIKFKDKTLSANSTPYSTGVRRQYKGNEYFLLNIDKDLSSISRVKNRNRALWFLVKTLGFGIFSNTFWTYASRSWNGKKYVSQYFNKLNLADILEVNTNENNRRNALLGIKMKSEDALNPKNQALQGLQPYIALDTEAVITALKYDFHQAKFLHHELKEDNRFIIKCLQEGVSYDFAQYLDIKTLSEHVFALELIQIQGCILKHFPKKFQNDDQIAVFAMQNNARAYLSLSERLQKNEDFALQFLLNSPENNACGLHSELLASKEFMLKAVKVDGRVIKAATPSLKDNEELVNAAMDVNIESYFEASSRIINEKKFAVRYITHKPQDLKRLPKLLIQDPEIQAIVKKAPEGYKILGEALIHCNFGSEEV; translated from the coding sequence ATGCCTTTTGAAATAAAGTTTAAAGATAAAACTCTAAGTGCAAACTCCACCCCCTATTCAACCGGGGTCAGACGTCAATACAAAGGGAATGAATATTTTCTCCTTAATATAGATAAAGACCTCAGTTCTATATCAAGGGTTAAAAATCGTAATAGAGCGCTTTGGTTTTTAGTTAAAACTTTAGGTTTTGGCATTTTCTCTAACACCTTTTGGACCTATGCTTCCAGAAGCTGGAATGGAAAGAAATATGTTTCTCAATACTTTAATAAGTTGAATCTGGCGGATATTCTTGAAGTGAATACAAACGAAAATAATAGGCGTAACGCACTTCTTGGCATTAAAATGAAATCTGAGGATGCGCTAAATCCCAAGAATCAAGCATTACAAGGGCTTCAGCCTTACATTGCTCTGGATACTGAAGCGGTAATAACTGCTTTAAAATATGACTTCCATCAAGCAAAATTTCTCCATCATGAGCTTAAAGAAGATAATAGATTCATAATAAAATGCCTTCAAGAGGGTGTTTCCTATGATTTTGCTCAATATCTAGACATTAAAACTCTTTCCGAACATGTTTTTGCTTTAGAACTCATCCAAATACAAGGCTGTATCTTAAAGCATTTTCCAAAGAAGTTTCAAAATGATGATCAGATAGCCGTTTTTGCTATGCAGAATAATGCTAGAGCTTACTTATCCTTGTCGGAGCGTCTGCAAAAAAACGAAGACTTCGCGCTTCAATTTCTTTTGAATTCCCCTGAAAATAACGCTTGTGGGCTACACTCAGAGCTTTTAGCAAGCAAAGAGTTTATGCTCAAAGCCGTGAAGGTGGATGGTAGAGTTATTAAGGCGGCTACACCGTCTCTCAAAGATAATGAAGAACTTGTAAATGCAGCGATGGATGTTAATATCGAATCTTATTTTGAAGCCTCTTCGCGCATCATCAATGAAAAAAAATTTGCCGTTCGGTATATCACTCATAAACCTCAGGATCTTAAGAGATTGCCCAAACTTCTTATCCAGGATCCGGAAATCCAAGCCATCGTAAAGAAAGCTCCTGAGGGCTATAAAATCCTAGGTGAAGCCCTAATTCATTGTAATTTTGGCAGTGAAGAAGTCTAA
- the rbfA gene encoding 30S ribosome-binding factor RbfA translates to MPVKRTDRLNSLLKEVIDEVIRRDVKNPYVNELMTVTRVDITKDLHYAKVYISVIGSTVEKENTIHALQSAAGFIAVHASKKVVMRYFPSLTFHLDDSVEKQMRMAQLMNKISDERRAREEAEPQE, encoded by the coding sequence ATGCCAGTAAAACGCACAGACCGATTAAATTCGTTACTCAAAGAAGTCATCGATGAAGTCATTCGACGCGATGTAAAAAATCCATATGTCAATGAACTTATGACTGTTACCCGTGTAGACATTACAAAAGACCTGCATTACGCAAAAGTCTATATCAGTGTCATCGGCTCTACTGTTGAAAAAGAAAACACCATCCACGCATTACAAAGTGCTGCTGGATTCATTGCTGTCCACGCTTCTAAAAAAGTCGTGATGCGCTATTTCCCCTCCCTTACTTTTCATCTAGACGATTCTGTAGAAAAACAAATGCGCATGGCCCAACTGATGAATAAAATCAGTGACGAAAGACGCGCAAGAGAAGAAGCAGAACCGCAGGAATAA
- the sctU gene encoding type III secretion system export apparatus subunit SctU — protein MGEKTEKATPKKMRDARKKGQVAKSQDLPSAFTFIVSVWAVLGMSHFLYNKMGAVLAENFKLINYNNLETILPSLYMSSIMDIFYISLPILVIVSVIGVVVNFLAVGPVFTTEVFKFDPKKFDPVQNLKAKFKLKTLIELLKSCIKITVAGYLVYLVMWHSIPVLIKTLDVHTSTALLVFYTFLKEVIIKVGIFFVIVAVADFAYQKKSFAKEMKMEKFEIKQEYKNTEGDPHIKGKRKQIAQEIAFGEGPSGGIKNAKAVVTNPTHLAIAIGYNRDTDAAPYILGMGENLIAEQMIRFAKMYNVPIVRNIRLAHKLWDEGELHEFIPEEAYEATAEILRWIAALDTEKEYDYQETDLD, from the coding sequence ATGGGTGAGAAAACCGAGAAGGCAACCCCGAAGAAAATGCGGGATGCCAGAAAGAAAGGACAGGTTGCTAAATCTCAGGATTTACCCTCGGCATTTACATTTATTGTATCTGTCTGGGCTGTTCTTGGAATGAGCCATTTTTTGTACAACAAAATGGGTGCGGTTCTTGCTGAGAATTTTAAGTTAATAAACTACAACAACTTAGAGACAATCCTTCCCTCTCTTTACATGTCCTCCATCATGGACATTTTTTACATTTCCCTTCCAATCTTAGTGATCGTATCCGTTATTGGCGTCGTTGTTAACTTCCTAGCTGTAGGCCCTGTTTTCACCACGGAAGTTTTCAAGTTTGATCCAAAGAAATTCGACCCTGTACAGAATCTTAAAGCTAAGTTTAAGTTGAAAACACTCATAGAGCTGCTCAAATCCTGTATTAAAATCACAGTTGCAGGCTATCTTGTTTACCTCGTCATGTGGCATAGCATTCCTGTCTTAATAAAAACATTGGATGTTCATACGTCGACAGCATTGCTTGTGTTTTACACGTTTTTAAAAGAAGTTATTATTAAAGTAGGTATATTTTTCGTCATTGTAGCGGTGGCAGACTTTGCATATCAGAAAAAGTCATTTGCCAAAGAAATGAAAATGGAAAAATTTGAGATAAAACAAGAATACAAAAACACTGAAGGCGACCCCCACATCAAAGGTAAACGTAAACAAATTGCTCAGGAAATCGCATTTGGCGAAGGACCTAGCGGTGGCATAAAAAATGCAAAAGCAGTGGTAACAAATCCGACGCATTTAGCTATTGCGATAGGTTACAACAGAGATACGGATGCAGCGCCTTATATTCTTGGCATGGGGGAAAATTTAATCGCAGAGCAGATGATTCGCTTTGCAAAAATGTATAATGTTCCGATTGTAAGAAATATAAGATTAGCACATAAACTTTGGGATGAAGGAGAATTGCACGAATTTATTCCAGAAGAAGCCTATGAAGCCACGGCTGAAATCCTGCGATGGATTGCGGCGTTGGATACAGAAAAAGAATATGATTATCAAGAAACGGATTTAGATTGA
- a CDS encoding THUMP domain-containing protein, whose amino-acid sequence MTKEEDTIFVTCGPGLEELLAAELQRLGCLFLKEGFRGVYVDEASLEDCCRINYCSRIATRVLWPLVRFKCNNRDALYKAALDIPWEKIVNKRATIAIDSNVTNNNQFNNSHFAGLVVKDALCDRLRDLRGERPSVNIEEPDVQINLHVSGYHGTIYLDTSGIPLHKRGYRLDGGMAPLQENLAAAILQLIGYDGSGVLCDPLCGSGTFLAEAALMATGTAPGFLRTKWGFMNHPHFKQEEWLKLKNTIDRLRRPLAKNSILGVDCNSSVIQICKKNLRAAGFHNDIQVEHTDFTETSFKGPIKWIVANPPYDRRLSSGPQAGQLYSLLSQFIALRKPENYGVLIPSESKEKWSGSQSIKLSNGGFPIQLLTRK is encoded by the coding sequence ATGACCAAAGAAGAAGATACCATATTTGTAACCTGCGGGCCTGGCCTCGAAGAGTTATTAGCTGCAGAACTGCAACGTTTAGGTTGCCTATTCCTTAAAGAAGGATTTAGAGGCGTATACGTCGATGAAGCATCACTCGAAGACTGCTGCCGCATCAATTACTGTTCACGCATAGCTACACGTGTACTTTGGCCTTTGGTACGCTTTAAATGCAATAACCGCGACGCCCTCTATAAAGCTGCTCTGGATATACCTTGGGAAAAAATTGTCAATAAAAGGGCAACTATCGCCATTGACAGCAACGTCACCAATAACAATCAGTTCAATAATAGCCATTTTGCCGGACTGGTCGTCAAAGATGCCTTATGCGATAGGTTACGTGACCTGCGCGGCGAGCGCCCCAGTGTAAATATTGAAGAACCTGATGTTCAAATCAATCTTCACGTCTCAGGATACCACGGCACAATTTACCTGGACACTTCAGGAATACCCCTGCATAAAAGAGGTTATCGCCTGGATGGGGGCATGGCTCCATTGCAAGAGAACCTAGCAGCAGCCATTCTCCAACTTATCGGCTATGACGGCTCCGGCGTATTATGCGATCCATTATGCGGTTCAGGCACCTTTTTAGCTGAAGCTGCGCTAATGGCAACGGGGACTGCTCCCGGATTTTTGCGCACCAAGTGGGGATTTATGAACCATCCTCATTTTAAGCAGGAAGAGTGGCTGAAATTGAAGAACACAATCGATAGATTGCGCCGTCCCTTAGCTAAAAACTCTATTCTCGGGGTAGACTGCAATAGCAGTGTTATCCAAATCTGCAAGAAAAATCTTCGTGCTGCAGGTTTTCACAATGATATTCAAGTCGAGCATACAGATTTTACAGAAACATCATTTAAAGGTCCTATCAAATGGATTGTTGCAAACCCACCCTATGACCGTAGATTAAGTTCAGGTCCCCAGGCTGGACAGCTTTATTCACTGCTGAGCCAATTCATTGCCTTACGTAAACCAGAGAACTATGGCGTTTTAATCCCTAGTGAATCCAAAGAAAAATGGTCCGGTAGTCAATCGATTAAGCTGTCTAACGGGGGATTCCCGATACAACTGCTTACTAGAAAGTAA
- the ychF gene encoding redox-regulated ATPase YchF, with amino-acid sequence MAQLSCGIVGLPNVGKSTLFNALTSCLASASNYPFCTIEPNIGIVEVYDPRLQALSNISHSNKILYATMQFVDIAGLVAGAAKGEGLGNKFLANIRETDAIVHVVRCFEDEDVIHVNGTVDPISDIEVINIELALADLQTIDNIVSRLEKQLKSNKEIAVELECLKKVQAHLNENLPVRTLNLTEQERQLLIPYPLLTNKRVLYAANVSEDFLPSMENPYVQKVREYAEKEGSIVIPICAKIEAEISQLPPEERPEFLESIGLTESGLTRLIRASFNMLGLITYLTTGEIETRAWTINKGMTAVEAAGKIHTDIQKGFIRAETVAYNDFITCNGRVGAREAGKARSEGREYIVQDGDVILFMHN; translated from the coding sequence ATGGCTCAACTTTCCTGCGGCATTGTCGGACTGCCTAATGTCGGCAAATCCACACTTTTTAATGCCTTAACTTCTTGCCTGGCAAGCGCATCCAATTACCCCTTCTGCACAATCGAGCCAAACATCGGTATTGTTGAAGTATACGATCCTCGCTTACAGGCATTATCTAATATCTCCCACAGCAATAAGATCCTATATGCCACTATGCAGTTTGTAGATATTGCAGGACTCGTTGCCGGCGCTGCCAAAGGAGAAGGATTGGGAAATAAATTCCTAGCCAATATTCGCGAAACAGATGCTATCGTGCATGTCGTCCGCTGTTTCGAAGACGAGGATGTCATCCATGTCAATGGAACTGTCGATCCCATCAGCGATATTGAAGTGATCAACATTGAATTAGCGCTTGCAGACCTTCAAACTATCGACAACATCGTGTCACGTTTGGAAAAACAACTCAAAAGCAACAAAGAAATCGCAGTGGAACTGGAGTGCCTAAAAAAAGTCCAGGCACACCTTAACGAAAACCTCCCTGTGCGTACTTTAAATTTAACCGAGCAAGAACGCCAACTGCTTATTCCTTACCCCCTCCTTACCAATAAAAGAGTTCTTTACGCTGCCAATGTATCCGAAGACTTCTTGCCATCTATGGAAAATCCCTACGTTCAGAAAGTCAGAGAATATGCCGAAAAAGAAGGCAGCATAGTCATCCCCATCTGCGCTAAAATCGAAGCCGAAATATCCCAACTCCCTCCTGAAGAACGTCCTGAATTCTTAGAAAGCATCGGCCTGACAGAATCAGGTTTAACACGTCTAATCCGTGCTTCCTTCAATATGTTGGGATTGATCACCTATCTTACGACAGGTGAAATTGAAACTCGCGCATGGACAATCAATAAAGGAATGACTGCTGTCGAAGCCGCCGGAAAAATCCATACCGATATCCAAAAAGGATTTATCCGCGCGGAAACTGTCGCCTACAACGATTTTATTACTTGCAACGGAAGAGTAGGTGCGCGCGAAGCTGGAAAGGCCCGCTCGGAAGGGCGCGAATATATCGTTCAGGATGGCGATGTGATTTTGTTTATGCATAATTGA
- the sctV gene encoding type III secretion system export apparatus subunit SctV, which translates to MELIRRILDGITARLGGDQSMENISRASDVALALLIIGIIGMIIIPLNPHLIDYLIALNLTISVLLLMVALYIPSAVHLSIFPSLLLITTLYRLGLNIASTRQILLQANAGDIIFGFGNFVVGGNFVVGGVIFLIITLVQFIVITKGAERVAEVAARFTLDAMPGKQMSIDADMRAGLIDSNQARDRRLAIQKESQLYGAMDGAMKFVKGDAIAGIVITLINIMGGITIGMLINGMEAMDAVQTYSILSIGDGLVSQIPALLISITAGIVTTRVTSDTGKSNLGSEISGQILKQPKALLLSAAFLMGMAAIPGFPAPPFLILASALGMLGYALMTTEQSRNTSQALAGTGGGTISSAADEPSSIDTGVKGHKVISGGGIDSYALTLPVILETGKGLSQEIQKVAKGASFVDQMIPRMRQALYSDLGVRFPGVHVRTDSPILETDEYSIHLNEVPIVRGKVLDGYMLTNETEENLRRYNLPYVSYKNSLGLPSLWVENKNKELLDKAGIKYWNALEVMILHLSYFFRHYANEFVGIQEVKAMLEFMEKSFPDLIKEVTRLIPLQKMTDIFKRLIQEQISVKDLRTVMESLAEWAQTEKDTVLLTEYVRSSLKRYISYKYSQGQTVLSVYILDPEIEDMVRGAIKQTSAGSYLALDPDSVQLILQAVRNTVAPPPPGGQPPVILTAIDVRRFVRKLIEMEFTDISVVSYQEIIPEIRIQPLGRIQIS; encoded by the coding sequence ATGGAACTGATAAGAAGAATCCTGGATGGGATTACCGCCAGACTGGGCGGCGACCAATCGATGGAAAATATTTCGCGTGCAAGTGACGTTGCACTAGCGCTATTGATCATCGGCATTATTGGTATGATCATTATTCCATTGAATCCCCATCTGATCGACTACCTTATCGCCCTTAACCTGACCATTTCCGTCCTCTTGCTGATGGTTGCTTTATATATCCCCAGTGCAGTCCACTTGTCCATCTTCCCTTCCCTACTACTGATTACCACCCTTTACCGGCTGGGCTTGAACATTGCCTCTACTCGTCAGATCCTTTTACAAGCAAATGCGGGTGACATTATCTTCGGATTCGGTAACTTCGTCGTTGGGGGCAATTTCGTCGTCGGTGGCGTTATCTTCCTTATCATTACCCTCGTTCAATTTATCGTTATTACAAAGGGTGCTGAACGTGTGGCTGAGGTTGCAGCCCGTTTTACCTTGGACGCTATGCCCGGTAAGCAGATGAGTATTGATGCGGACATGCGCGCAGGTTTGATCGATTCCAACCAAGCGCGAGACAGACGTTTAGCCATTCAGAAAGAGAGCCAATTATACGGTGCGATGGATGGTGCGATGAAGTTCGTTAAAGGTGACGCCATTGCCGGTATCGTTATCACTTTGATTAACATTATGGGTGGTATCACCATCGGTATGTTGATCAATGGGATGGAAGCAATGGATGCGGTTCAAACTTATTCCATCTTGTCCATTGGTGACGGCTTGGTGTCCCAGATCCCTGCGCTTCTAATTTCTATTACGGCAGGTATCGTGACGACACGGGTTACGAGCGATACAGGTAAATCCAATTTAGGTTCGGAGATTTCGGGCCAGATTTTAAAACAACCAAAAGCGCTACTTCTATCTGCAGCCTTCTTAATGGGTATGGCTGCTATTCCCGGCTTTCCTGCCCCTCCTTTCTTAATTTTGGCCTCTGCATTGGGAATGCTAGGTTATGCATTAATGACAACTGAACAAAGCCGTAATACTTCCCAAGCGTTGGCCGGTACGGGCGGAGGTACGATCTCATCCGCTGCTGATGAACCTTCCAGTATTGACACTGGTGTTAAAGGACATAAGGTCATTTCAGGCGGTGGCATTGACAGCTATGCATTAACCCTCCCGGTTATATTAGAAACAGGTAAAGGTTTAAGCCAAGAGATACAAAAAGTTGCTAAAGGAGCAAGCTTCGTGGATCAAATGATTCCCCGTATGAGGCAGGCGCTGTACTCGGACTTAGGCGTACGCTTCCCCGGCGTTCACGTCAGAACAGACTCCCCTATATTGGAAACAGATGAGTATTCTATCCATTTGAATGAAGTCCCTATCGTCAGAGGCAAGGTGTTAGATGGTTATATGCTTACAAACGAAACAGAAGAAAACCTCCGCCGCTACAACCTGCCTTATGTTAGCTACAAAAACTCCTTAGGGCTTCCCTCATTATGGGTGGAAAATAAAAATAAAGAGCTCTTAGACAAAGCCGGCATTAAATATTGGAATGCCCTTGAAGTAATGATCCTTCACCTCTCCTATTTCTTCCGCCATTATGCTAACGAATTCGTAGGTATCCAAGAAGTGAAGGCTATGTTGGAATTTATGGAGAAATCTTTCCCTGACTTGATCAAAGAAGTGACCCGTCTTATTCCGCTACAAAAGATGACAGATATTTTTAAACGATTGATCCAAGAGCAGATTTCCGTCAAAGACTTGCGCACAGTGATGGAATCGTTGGCAGAATGGGCGCAGACAGAAAAGGACACTGTATTACTAACAGAATATGTCCGTTCATCATTAAAACGTTATATTAGCTACAAGTACTCTCAAGGCCAGACAGTCCTATCCGTCTATATCCTTGATCCTGAAATTGAAGATATGGTCAGGGGCGCAATCAAACAAACATCCGCCGGTTCCTACCTAGCCCTAGATCCCGACTCTGTACAACTTATCCTGCAAGCCGTACGCAACACTGTAGCACCTCCTCCCCCAGGAGGCCAACCGCCCGTCATATTGACAGCAATTGACGTAAGGCGTTTTGTTCGTAAGCTTATTGAGATGGAGTTTACTGATATCTCTGTTGTTTCCTATCAAGAGATCATTCCGGAAATTCGCATACAGCCGCTAGGAAGGATACAAATCTCTTAG